The Enterobacter mori genomic interval CGGATCACCTGAATTTCAGGCAAACCTACGGCCTTAGCCGGATCGAGCGAAGCCGGTTCGTCTTTAATGTGTCTCACCAGTTCCTGTTTTTGCGCCAGAACAGTCCCCTGCGGCACATCAGCAGCGTACGAAAGTGAAGAAAGTCCGCACAGCCAGAGTGCAGTACAGAGACGCGAAACAGGATGCTTCATAAGATCCCCTTGATTGAATTCAGATAACCAGCAGATGCGTAATTATTTGTTTCACAAATGAGAAAAGCAAATACCTTCATCCGGAAAGTTGATATCTGGCAATTTTCCGCTTATACGGAAACTATTTGATAAACAGCAAGTTTTGCACAACACTGCCAGTAGAGACATTTCTATCAGGATTTCGTATGACAATCACCCGACCAAGAGCGCAACGTGGTGCTTTTCCGCCTGGCGCTGAGCAATATGGCCGTTCTTTTTTTGGTGCATCTTTGATCTGGTTTCCTGCCCCGGAGGCCGATCGTAATAGCGGTCTGATCATTGCCGGTACGCACGGCGATGAGAATTCATCCATTGTCACGCTGTCGTGTGCGCTGAGGACACTGACTCCCGAACTGCGGCGTCATCACGTGATTTTGACCGTTAATCCGGATGGCTGTCAGCTTGGGTTGCGTGCCAATGCGAGGGGGATTGACCTAAACCGTAATTTTCCGGCAGCAAACTGGCGCGCCGGTGAGACGGTGTATCGCTGGAACAGCTCCGCCGAAGAGCGTGATGTGGTCCTGCTCACGGGAGACACCCCCGGCTCGGAGCCGGAGACGCAGGCGTTATGCCAGCTCATTCATAAGATCCACCCGGCCTGGGTTGTCTCGTTCCACGATCCGCTGGCCTGTATTGAAGATCCGCGCCATACGGCGCTGGGTCAGTGGGTGGCTGAGGCATTTGCCCTTCCGCTTGTGACCAGCGTGGGTTACGAAACACCAGGCTCGTTCGGCAGCTGGTGCGCTGACCTCGGGCTGCATTGTATCACCGCAGAATTCCCGCCCATTTCGTCTGATGAAGCCAGCGAAAAGTATCTCAAGGCGATGACAGAACTTCTGCGGTGGGAGCCTCAGAGGTGAAGCACGCCCGTGGTAAAATTCAGCGCTGGTGAGACGTCAACCGCCAGCCATGTCGGGCCATCGAGATCGGCAAAACGCACTTGATTTGCCAGCGGTAACGCCGCGCCAATCGCCCTGGATGTGCACAACATGCATCCCAGCATGAGGGTAAACCCCTGCTCCTGCGCCGCATTCGCCAGCGCAAGCGCTTCGGTTAATCCGCCCGTTTTGTCGAGCTTGATATTAACCATCTCATAGCGGCCTTTAAGGCTGTCCAGGCTGTCGCGGGTGTGACAACTTTCATCCGCACAGACAGGAAGAGGATGAATGAAATTCGCCAGTGCAGCATCCTCATGCGCCGGTAAGGGCTGTTCAAGCATGGCTACGTCAAGATCGGCCAACAGCTGACAGCGTGCGGCCAGTCCCTCGCTATGCCAGGATTCATTCGCATCCACAATCAGCGTTGCCTGCGGCACTGCCGAACGAATGGCCACCATCCGTTCACTGATTAATCGATCGTCGAGCTTAATCTTTAATAACGTCGCGCCGGAGTCGTAGAGCGCTTTTGCACTAGCCGCCATCTGTTCTGGCTCACCGATTACGACCGTCTGCGCGGTCACCACTGCTCCCGGCAACGTAATCCCCAGGAGTGAGGGCAAGGTTGTCTGCCGCTGCGCGGCCTCCAGGCTCCACAGCGCGCAGTCAATCGCGTTGCGCGCTGCACCAGCGGGCAGCCGCTGTTGCAACGCTTCGCGGGTAAGACCCGTTTGCAGATCGGGCACCAGGGTCATGATCTGGGCCATTACCGAAGCAAGGCTTTCACCGTAACGAGGATAAGGCGTGCATTCAGCAACCCCCTTAATGCCGTCCTCCTCTATTTCGACCACCACGACGCAGGCTTCACTGCGACTGCCTCGGGAGATCACAAACGGGGTATGCAATGGCCAGGCTTCTTCATAGACCTTTACGCTTCTCATCACTGACTCCTTGCAGCCCGGTAAGGCATAAAAATTGGTTTGCCGTGTTATCCGCGGATGGCATACACTAGCCCCGACGTTAACTATATGTAAACAGGAAGATATCTATGTCACAACTCGTTCATTTCCAGGGCAACCCGGTCTCTGTTGCAGGTGCCATTCCGCAGGTGGGTAACAAGGCGCAGGCTTTTACGCTGGTGGCTAAAGATCTGTCTGACGTCACGTTGAGCCAGTTTGCTGGCAAGCGCAAAGTCCTGAACATTTTCCCAAGCATCGATACCGGCGTTTGTGCTGCATCCGTGCGTAAGTTCAACCAACTGGCAACAGAAATGGACAACACCGTGGTGCTGTGCATTTCCGCTGACCTGCCGTTTGCCCAGTCTCGCTTCTGCGGTGCTGAAGGTCTGAGCAACGTCATCACCCTGTCTACCCTGCGCAGCCCTGATTTCCTGGAGAAATACGGCGTTGGCATTTCTGAAGGTGCTCTGAAAGGCCTGGCGGCACGTGCGGTTCTGGTCATCGACGAAAACGACAACGTTGTTTTCAGCGAACTGGTAAATGAAATCACCACCGAGCCGGATTACACCGCTGCGCTGGACGCACTGAAAGCATAATGATTGCTTAGCATTCTATAAAGCTTAGCATTGTCCTGAAACCTCGCGTCGGCGGGGTTTTTTATTGCCTGAGAAGCTGAATCGTTAAGGCACAAACACTTTTACTTCACACTTTCCATGCAAATATTGCTTAATTGATAAGCATACAGGAGAGTTAAATCTCATTTCTCAGGTTAAATACTCGTTATTTTCTCACCAGTGAACCGCATCACATTTCCCCTCCCCTTGAAACATTAGATTTGCTGACGAACCAAAATAATCGTTTCAGCAAAAAGGGATAAAGATGAAAATTAAACTGGCGTTGACGGTGGTTGCAGTACTGATTTCGGGTCATGTCTCGGCTAAAACATGGGTGCTCACAAGCGCTGAAAGCGGTGTGGAAAAAGGAAACTGGCGAATTTCGAATGATCAGCTGAACGCTAAAGGGCCGAACTTCAGCATTGAACAAAAAGTTCTCCACGGCGGTAAGCAGGAAGGCAGTAAAATCATTGTTATTAGCAGTAAAAATGGCCTGACAATAACATTGAGTCCAACCCGTGGTATGAATTTACTGCGTGTTGAGGGTTTTGGGTCAAAGTTGGGCTGGGACTCTCCGGTTAAAGAGGTCGTTAACCCGGCATTTATCAATCTGGAAAGTCGAAATGGACTCGGCTGGCTGGAAGGTTTCAACGAAATGATGGTTCGCTGCGGCTATGAGTGGACAGGCCACCCGGTGACAGCGGACGGGCAGATTTACACGCTGCACGGTAAGGCGGGGAATACGCCGGTATCTCAGGTTGAAGTCGAGGTCGCTGATGCGGCACCGCATGAAATCCGCGTTCGCGGTCTGATTAAAGAGAGCACCTTCAAAAAAGCCGATCTGCAAACGATGACCGAACTGCGTTATGTTCCCGGAAGCAACCAGTTCAGCCTGCATGATGTTCTTACCAACCATGCTGACTACCCGCACGACTATCAAATCATCTACCACAGCAATTTTGGCACGCCGATCCTTGAAGAAGGCGCTCGCTTCCTGGCTCCGGCCGCCAGCGTGAGTCCATTCAACGATTACGCCAAAGCGGGTCTGAACGGCTGGCAAACCTATGCCGGTCCGACAAAAGGATTTGATGAGATGGTCTTTAATATCACGCCACTGGCTGACAAAGATCACCAGACGCTTGCTGCGGTGGTCAACAAAGCGGGTGATAAAGGGGCATCAATTCAGTTTGATACTCGCCAGTTGCCGGTTCTGACGTTGTGGAAAAATACCGACACGCTGAAGCAAGGCTATGTCACGGGTATTGAACCCGGCACCAGCTACGCCTACCCGGTCACGATTGAACGCGAGCAGAAACGCGTAAAGCAACTGCAACCTGGCGCAAGTACCCAGTTCGATCTCACCTATACCCTGCTTCATAACCAGGATCAGGTGAAAGAGGTGGAGAACAGGATCGCAACGATTCAGGGTGAGACAAAACCCGACCTCGTTGCCACCCCAATCGCGAAGGAATAAGTGGATATTCAAATGCCTCCACCCGGAGGCTTTTGCTTTTATTCGTCGCCTTTCTTATGGTTCAACCCATACTCACGCAGCTTATTCGCAATCGCAGTATGTGACACCCCAAGCCGCTTGGCCAGCTTGCGGGTGCTTGGATAACTGCGATAAAGCTGCGTCAGCACAGAGCGCTCAAAACGACTGGTGATATCGTCCAGCGAGCCTTCCATCGCCTCTTCACCTACCGACACCGTCCCGGCATCGTAATCCGGCAACAGGATATCCTGAGGCCGCAGCTCGTATCCTTCCAGTTGAGTCAACGCGCGATACACGGCATTTTTCAACTGACGAATATTACCCGGCCAGCCGTAGCGCGTCAGCACCGTGCCCAGATCGGCTGAAAGCTTCGGACGCGGCACTCCCTGCTCGTCCGCAAAGCGGGCTACGAAGAGCTCCGTCAGCGGGATGATGTCTTGTGGACAATCGCGTAGCGGCGGGATGTTGAGCGTCAGTACGTTCAGACGATAATAGAGATCTTCCCTGAACACCCCTTTTTGCACCAGCTCCACCAGGTTTTTCTGGGTGGCGCAAATGACGCGAACGTCGACGTGGACTTCATGGTCCTCACCCACGCGACGGAAAGTCCCGTCATTCAGGAAGCGCAGCAGCTTAGCCTGCATGCGCGCAGACATTTCGCCGATTTCATCCAGCAGGACCGAACCACCGTTGGCCTGTTCGAAGAACCCTTTTTTCCCTTCCGGCGCGTGGCCAAACAGTTCACTTTCAACGGCATCTTCAGGGATCGACGCGCAGTTCAGCGCCAGGTAAGGTTTTGCCGCCCGCGGGCTGGCCATGTGTACGGCATGCGCGAGTAAATCTTTCCCGGTTCCCGTGTCCCCCGTTATCAGCAAGGGTGCAGTCAAACTGGCAAGCTTACGTGCCTGATCGACGACATGACGCATTTTCGGGCTGACGGCAATAATCTGGCTGAATGCGCCGACATCCTGGCTGGAAATATTCTGCAGTTGGCGCCCCATACGGACGGTGGAACGCAGCATGATCACGGCCCCCGTCAGGACGCGACTGTCGTTTTCCCCTTTCAGGTAGACCGGGGTGATCTCCATCAGGAAATTTTGCCCGTTAATAACGACATGTTCGCTGTGGGTGTTTTGCGGGTTGCTGTCCAGCCAGCGCTGGAAGTTAAAGCCGGGGATCAGCTGCGTAGCGTGATGATTGCTGAGTTTCTCCTGACTCTGCGCAAAAAGCTGGCAGCTCGCCTGATTCACGCGCTCGACTTTACTTTTCAAGTCGAGGGATAAGAAAGGTTCAGGCATGGCTTCCAGCAGCGCGCTCAGCGCCAGGTGCTCTCGCTCTGACGGCATCCAGGGAATGGTGCGGACATCCGTAACGCCAGCGATACGACGGATTTCCCCCATCAGGCTACTGAAGGTATTGAATTCAATTTCGGCAAAATTGAGGTAAATTCGCCCCACAGGATCGATCTCAATGCCACGTAAATCAATGCTACGTAAAACAAGAAGATCGAGTAACTCGCGGGTCAGACCGAGACGGTCCTCACAAAAGACTTCCAGACGCATGGGAAATTCACCGTTCTTAGCCAATAACGCTAAAATGATATGTCAGATCACGGTATTCTGGAAGGTGGCTGTCAACAAATATTGACAGCCAGCACGAATAGTAAGCAACGCCTTTACGGGGTCGGTTTTTTATTGAGCGTTTCTTTCAGTTGACCAATTAACTCACGGCGGAAATCGCCCAGACGAGGCTTATCGCCATCGATCCAGGGCAGCGGACGGCACACTTCCATCGCTTTGATACCCAAGCGAGCAGTCAGCAAACCGGCACCAATCCCCTGAGCAGCACGTGCGGACAGACGCGCCGCCAGATCTTGTGACATCCAGTCCATACCCACTTCACGAACCAGCTCACTGGCACCGGCAAACGCGATATTCAGCATCACCAGCTTGAACAGGCGCAGACGGCTGTAATAGCCCAGTTCGATGCCGTACAGATTCGCGATACGGTTAATCAAACGCAGGTTACGCCAGGCGATAAATGCCATATCTACCAGTGCCAGCGGGCTGACGGCTATCATCAGCGTGGACTCCGCCGCCGAACGGCTGATTTCACGTCGCGCCTGCGCATCAAGCACCGGCTGCACCAGGTGAGAATAAAGCGTCACCACTTCACGATCGTTCTGAGTCTCATGAATAGCGGCATGCCAGCGTTGAAGCGCCGGGTGCGACTTGTCTATCCCGGCCTGTGCGGCCAGTTTCTCACAAAAGTCCCGCCCCTTTCCCGTGCCGTGGCTGTGAAGCAGATCCCGGGCGATATCTCGCTCGTGCGCGCGCTGTCGCAAACGCCACAGACGCCGCCACTCGGTAGCAACCGACCCGACACCCGCCCCCACAATCAGCGCACCCGCAGCACATCCACCCAGCGCAACCCAGTCCTGGGTTTGCCAGGCGTTGATCGTCCACTGAACGCCCTGACCCACCACGCTTACACCAAATAACGCCAGCCCGGCAGTGACCATCTTCCGCCACAGGCTACGTTTCGGGCGTAAGGCCGCTTCAACAACCGCTTCAGCCGGGCCGTCCTCGACGCCGGGCTCTTCAGTCAGCACTGGAGCAAAGTTATCAGCCTGCGCGCCGTTAAAGGTTTGCGCCGTTTTAAACGCCTCCTGATGCTCTTTCTCAAGCGTCCCGGTAAAGTCAATGCGCGGTTTTAACGGTTCCGTCATCGCAATTTATCTCCAATCAAAAATTCCAGAGCCGCATCCAGACGAATGTGCGGTAACGGCCGATCGACGCTCATGGTTTGTGGCCGGAAGGCTTCGAACTGGAAGCCCTGATTTTGCCAAAATGCCTGACCCGGCAGACGAGCCGGTACCTCCCCAGGATAGACGGTCAACGGCTCACCGTCGCTGAGACGGTTGCCCCGCAGTGCCGGGATTTTTTCGCCATTAACGTCAATCAATCCGCTCTGTGTCGCCTGTACCGAGGCCAGCCCGAGGCAGTCCATACCGATCCCTTCAAACGCAGCGTTCTGCCAGGCATCCTGCACCAGTTGCTGCAGCAGCGAGACCATATTGGCATGCTGATCGACCGTCACATGGTCGGCCTTTGTGGCGGCAAAGAGCAGTTTATCGATTACCGGCGAGAACAGACGGCGGAACAGCGTGCGCTGTCCATAATGAAAACTTTGCATCAGTTGCGTCAGCGCAAGGCGCATATCGTTAAACGCCTGCGGTCCGCTGTTGAGCGGCTGAAGGCAGTCCACCAGCACGATCTGGCGGTCGAAACGTAAAAAGTGATTTTTGTAGAAACCTTTAACCACTTTTTCGCAGTAGTAATTGTAGCGCTCGCGCAGCATCCCGGCGTTGGTGTGCTTGTCCGCTTGCGCCAGCTTTGATTCCCCGTATGCATCCACATCCGGCCAGGGGAAGAACTGCAATGCAGGTGCCCCCGCTAAGTCGCCCGGCAGAACAAAACGGCCTGGCTGGATGAAATGCAGCCCTTCCTGTTTGCACTGATGCAGATACGCCGTCCAGGCCTCAGCAATCGTTGCCAGCCGGTTTTCATCCGCAGGGGCAAGGGGATCTAACCCCTCGCACAGCTGTCGCCATTTTGCCGACCACCCGGCACGTTGCCCCTGCAATAATCCCGTCATCTGGCGAGACCACGTCAGATAATCCTGGGCCAGCATCGGCAAATCAAGCAACCACTCACCAGGATAATCCACAATTTCCAGATAGAGTGTCGATGTATCCTTGAAGTGGCGCATGAGGGATTCATTGGAGCGAAAACGGAGCGCAAGGCGAATTTCACTCACGCCGCGCGTCGGCGTCGGCCATGTCGGCGGGTCGCCATAAAGCTGTGCCAGCCCTTCATCATAGGTGAAACGAGGAATGCCGAAGTCGCGCTGAGGTACGCGCTTAACGCCCAGCAAACGCTCTTCGCGCACGGCGCTTAGCAGCGGCAGGCGCGCCCCGGCGTGCAGATTCAGCAGCTGGTTCACCATCGCCGTGATGAACGCCGTTTTCCCGCTACGGCTGAGTCCCGTCACCGCCAGACGCAGATGGCGATCAACACCGCGGTTCACCAGAGAGTTGAGTTCGTTTTTAAGTCGCTTCATCGCCGTCCTTCATTGCGTGAAAACCTGAAATGCATGGCTTCAGAATACAATAAATGGGGGCAGATCGTTGATTATCAATTCTTATTTATTGCTATTGCCGTTTTCTCTCCAGTAAGATGAACGACACTGCTGTTTGTCTGGAGTGAGAGGTGTATGTCACCCACTATCTATGATATCGCCCGGGTTGCTGGCGTTTCCAAATCAACCGTGTCGCGCGTTCTGAATAAACAAACGAATATTTCCCCTGAAGCGCGTGACAAAGTGTTGAAGGCGATTGACGAATTAAATTATCAACCCAACAAACTTGCCCGCGCCCTGACCTCTTCTGGCTTCGACGCCATTATGGTGATTTCAACGCGTTCAACCAAAACGACTGCCGGTAACCCTTTCTTCTCTGATGTTCTTCATACCATTACGGCTAAAGCTGAAGAAGAAGGTTTTGACGTTATTTTGCAGACCTCTAAAAGCAGTGAAGACGACCTGCTAAAATGCGTGAGCAAAATAAAACAGAAAATGATTAAAGGGATCATTATGCTGAGCTCACCGGCCGATGAGTCTTTTTTTACTACCCTGGATGCGTATGGCGTACCGGTAGTCGTCATCGGTAAAGTGGAAGGCGATTTTACGAATATTTACTCCGTCGACACGGATAATTTCCATGACAGCGCCACGCTAACAGATAATTTTATTAAAAACGGGCGGCATAAAATTGCCTGCCTGCATGCGCCGCTTGATTATCATGTTTCTATTGATCGTCTTTCAGGCTATAAAGCCAGCCTGGAAAAGAATAATATTGCTATTAATCCAGACTGGATCATCGATGGCGGGTATACCCACGAGAGCGCGCTTGCTGCGGCCATTACATTATTGTCCTCAACCACGCCGCCTGACGCGGTATTTGCGACTGACAGCATGAAGTTACTTGGTCTTTATCGCGCGGCAGATGAGTTGAACCTGATGATCCCAGAGCAGGTTGTGGTTGCGGGATATAGCGATCCGATGCTGTCTCTCATTCTCACGCCTGCACCTGGAGGCTTTGATATCCCTACCCGCAAGCTGGGCGAAGAGAGTTGCGATCTTCTGTTTAAGCGTATCGCCGGCGATCCTGCGCCACAAAAGGTACTTGTTGATACCCATTTTTCACTTGCAGCCTCCCTACGGTAATACCAGGGGCGGTTAGCCCCTGGTATTGTGTCGATCAGAATGCGTAATTCACGCCAACGCCCGCATAGTGGAAGCGGTCGCTTTCACCTTCATCATGGTTTTCCCACTCATAGGCGTATTCCAGCGTCATGGATAAACCATTGTTGAAATCATAAGCGTAGAGGAGACCAAGTCGGTTGAAATCGTGCCCTTCACGCTCAGGATCGTCCTGCCAGTCCCAGTTCGACCAGCGATCAAGCCCAAGGCGGGTATAAGGTGTTAGCGTCGTCTGGCCTAACGAAATGGGCAGATACGCGCGAATTTCCTGCGTCGAAAATTCGCCGTTATCACGGGAACTGTCCATATTAAAACCGCGCTCTAAATAGTAATTCACTTTAGCGGCGAAGGTTTCGTTGAGGGTCCAGGTAAAGCCCGTTTCAGTTTCGACACGGCTGTCAGAATATCCTGTTTTTTCCAGGTCATTGGCAAACTGATACATGGCAAACCAGCCGCCGAAACGCCAGTCATCGGTTAATTTAATATCCCAGTCAGGTTGAATTTTATAGCGCTGCATATTAGCACTGCCATCTTTCGCGCCCTTTTCATCTTTGAAGTGATATCCATAATTACGGAAACCACCCGTCAGGCCGAGTGTGAAATCATCCGATCCAATAAAGCGATAGCGCAATTCAAATTCAGGACGGTCGAAATAGGTTCCGCGTGTCATGCTGCTGTAATCAACTGGCCCTTCCTGATACATCGCCATCGAAATTGTCCACGCATCCCAGGTGGCGTTAAACCACACGGAGGGTTCATATAAACCATCTTTATCGTCGCCCTGACCTTCTACGTTTTCAATTTCATACATTGCACCGATATTAAACGCCCAGTGTTTAGCCGTTTCTTCGGCTTGCGCGCAGCTAACCCCTGCGCACAGCACGAGCGCAGCACTTCGTAGTAGAGTACTCATTAAAATATTCCTTTATAATTAACAAACAAAAAAACCGGAAATTTGCATTTCCGGCAAACACCTTTCTTATCTAATAGCCGCCTCGGTATCCGCGTCGAAGAAATGGCACTTAGTCATATCAAACTGGATGCCGATAGTGTCTCCGGCAACGTAGTCATTGGCCGCACCCGCCCGAACGACCAGTTCATGCCCGCCGACGCTGGCATAAAGCATAAACTCCGCGCCCGTCAGCTCGGCTACGATCACTTTCGCGGCAATGTCTTCCCCTTGGCGTTGAAGTGTCAGAATATCTTCCGGTCGGATCCCAAACACTACGGCTTTACGTTGATAGCCCGCGGCGTTGAGTGCCGCAAGCTTCTCTTCCGGGATTTCCAGACGCAGTGTTTCCGTCACAAAATAACGGTCGTCTACTGCCCCGCGAATGAAGTTCATGGCGGGTGAACCAATAAACCCGGCGACAAACATATTCGCGGGCTCGTTATACACCTGCTTCGGTGCCCCCACCTGCTGAATAAAACCGTCCTTCAGTATCACGATACGGGTAGCCATCGTCATCGCTTCCGTCTGATCGTGGGTCACGTAAATCATCGTGGTATTGAGTTTCTGGTGCAGCTTGCTGATTTCAGCGCGCATCTGCACGCGAAGCTTGGCGTCGAGATTGGAGAGTGGTTCATCCATCAGGAAGACACCGGCTTCACGCACTATTGCCCTGCCTAATGCCACACGCTGCCGCTGGCCGCCGGACAACGCGCCAGGTTTACGCTTGAGATATTCACGCAATCCCAGGATTTGAGCCGCCCAGTTAACGCGCTCTTCGATAACCGCAGGCGCAATTTTTTGCATCTTCAGGCCAAACGCCATGTTGTCGTAGACCGTCATATGTGGATAGAGGGCATAGTTCTGGAAAACCATCGCGATGTCGCGAGACTTGGCGGGAACGTCGTTCATGCAGACACCGTCAATCACCAGTTCACCGGCGCTGATCTCCTCCAGTCCGGCAATCATGCGCAGCGTTGTCGATTTACCGCAGCCAGACGGCCCGACGAAGACGATGAACTCCTTGTCCTCAATTTCGAGGTTGAAATCCTTAACCACGTGGACCTGGTTATCGTAGATTTTCTGAATGTGTTTCAGAGACAGTTGAGCCATTATTAATTCCTTATCAATACCGTCTGGGACGCCCAGAAATCAGTCAGGCATTTCCAGGTCAGTTCCCGCGTTGAATGAAGTTGTAATCCCGCATGGTTCAGACCAGGTCCAATCCCAACCGACAACATCCCTGCCGCATTGATCGCTTCAACGCCCGCCGCCGCATCTTCGATACCGATGGCCTCTTCAGGGCGGACATTCAGCCCTGCGCAGGCAGCGAGGAAAATCTCCGGGTCAGGCTTTGAGCAGGTAATACGAGAAGCATCAGCGCAAAAATCAAAAGCCTTATGAATGCCCAACGCCTGTAATATGCCGGGGGCGTTGAGGGAAACAGAGGCAAGCCCAATTTTGATTTTCGCCGCACGAATATCCGCCAGGACTTCGCGGATACCCGGAAGCAGCGAATCTTGCGTCAACGACGCCAGGGACTGGACATAGAGATCGTTTTTCTTCGCGGCAAGCGCGAGGCATTGCTTGTCGTCAAACGCCCCCTCTTTTCCACCGTGTTGCAGGATCCGCTGCAGGGAATCCATGCGGCTAATTCCCTTTAGCTGCTCGTTAAACGCCTCGTCGATGGTGATGCCAATCTCCTGTGCCACGCTACGCCAGGCCAGGAAATGCAGATGTGCGGTATCGGTGATCACGCCATCCAGATCAAATACAACAGCATTAAGCGTCATAGCGCCCCTCCGTGGTAGCGGTCCCATTCATGGGCGTGAGAAAATCCGTACGTGCAAAGGTCTGCAGCCCCGAGACGTTAAGGGTTTTACCCCATAGCGTTAACGTGACGGGTGCAGAGGATTCAACGGTCAACGCATCATGTTCAAATGAGAAACGCATTTGCGCGTTACGCCACCGCAACGGGAAGCTCAGTTTTCGCCAGTGGGCAGGCAATTTCGGCGCGAGATGAAGTTCCCCTTCCACAATCTGCAACCCGGCAAAACCCTGAATCACACCCGACCAGATGGCACCGGTCGCGGCGGCGTGAATACCGTCATCGCTGCTGTGCGGATCGTCACCCAGGTCGATGGCGACACCGTCACGCCATAAGAGATATGCCCCTTCAGTGTCCCCGCAACGCGCAGTCACGATCCCGTGAATGGCCTTGCTCAGCGAAGAGTCATGTATGGTACGCGGCTCGTAGAAAGCCAGGTTGGCAGCGCACTGTTGTGGGGTAAACCTTTCCGGCAGCAGGTAGTTGAGCATCACCACATCGGCCTGCTTGAGGATCTGCATCTCATTCACTTCAGCGCGAGAGTAATCAAGCAAAATGGTTTGTTTACCCGCTTTCGCTTTATAGCGACTAAGATCGATAGCCGGTTTCGTCATGAAGGTATCATCCTGAGGAAGGACACCTTCGGCATTTGCCTCCGGAAGCCATAAACGCGTCAGAAAACGTGTGGCATTCGTCAGGAAGGCGGCATCTTCCCGACCAAACATCGACATAAACTGGCGGGCACAGGAGACGTTATGCCAGGCCAGATAGTTGGTGTAAGCGTTGTTGTTGACGTGTTCGGTGTATTCATCCGGCCCGATCACATCATGGATTTCCAGACGACCGTTGGCTTCGATGGCACGCCCCATCCAGAACGTTGCCGTCTCCATCAGTAACGTCAAACCTTCATTGCGCATAAAGGCGTCATCCCGTGTCGCCTGCCAGTAAGCGACAACAGCCCACGCGATATCCGCCACAATGTGGTGTTCGGCCAGCGCAGAGGCCACTTTCTGACGTGTGCCCGTACGAATGTTGATTGCCGCGAATTCCGGCGTCTCCTCCTGACCACTCGCGGCGCTTTCCCACGGGAACAGCGCGCCAGGCCAACCGTTACGACGCGCTTTTTCACGTGCTCCACAGAGGTTAAGCCAGCGATAGCGCAGCAGGTTGCGGGCAATCTGTGGACGGGTGAACAGATGGAAAGGCAGCAAGAAAATTTCGGTATCCCAGAAGACGTGACC includes:
- a CDS encoding YcjX family protein, coding for MKRLKNELNSLVNRGVDRHLRLAVTGLSRSGKTAFITAMVNQLLNLHAGARLPLLSAVREERLLGVKRVPQRDFGIPRFTYDEGLAQLYGDPPTWPTPTRGVSEIRLALRFRSNESLMRHFKDTSTLYLEIVDYPGEWLLDLPMLAQDYLTWSRQMTGLLQGQRAGWSAKWRQLCEGLDPLAPADENRLATIAEAWTAYLHQCKQEGLHFIQPGRFVLPGDLAGAPALQFFPWPDVDAYGESKLAQADKHTNAGMLRERYNYYCEKVVKGFYKNHFLRFDRQIVLVDCLQPLNSGPQAFNDMRLALTQLMQSFHYGQRTLFRRLFSPVIDKLLFAATKADHVTVDQHANMVSLLQQLVQDAWQNAAFEGIGMDCLGLASVQATQSGLIDVNGEKIPALRGNRLSDGEPLTVYPGEVPARLPGQAFWQNQGFQFEAFRPQTMSVDRPLPHIRLDAALEFLIGDKLR
- a CDS encoding ABC transporter ATP-binding protein — its product is MAQLSLKHIQKIYDNQVHVVKDFNLEIEDKEFIVFVGPSGCGKSTTLRMIAGLEEISAGELVIDGVCMNDVPAKSRDIAMVFQNYALYPHMTVYDNMAFGLKMQKIAPAVIEERVNWAAQILGLREYLKRKPGALSGGQRQRVALGRAIVREAGVFLMDEPLSNLDAKLRVQMRAEISKLHQKLNTTMIYVTHDQTEAMTMATRIVILKDGFIQQVGAPKQVYNEPANMFVAGFIGSPAMNFIRGAVDDRYFVTETLRLEIPEEKLAALNAAGYQRKAVVFGIRPEDILTLQRQGEDIAAKVIVAELTGAEFMLYASVGGHELVVRAGAANDYVAGDTIGIQFDMTKCHFFDADTEAAIR
- the pgmB gene encoding beta-phosphoglucomutase translates to MTLNAVVFDLDGVITDTAHLHFLAWRSVAQEIGITIDEAFNEQLKGISRMDSLQRILQHGGKEGAFDDKQCLALAAKKNDLYVQSLASLTQDSLLPGIREVLADIRAAKIKIGLASVSLNAPGILQALGIHKAFDFCADASRITCSKPDPEIFLAACAGLNVRPEEAIGIEDAAAGVEAINAAGMLSVGIGPGLNHAGLQLHSTRELTWKCLTDFWASQTVLIRN
- a CDS encoding LacI family DNA-binding transcriptional regulator, giving the protein MSPTIYDIARVAGVSKSTVSRVLNKQTNISPEARDKVLKAIDELNYQPNKLARALTSSGFDAIMVISTRSTKTTAGNPFFSDVLHTITAKAEEEGFDVILQTSKSSEDDLLKCVSKIKQKMIKGIIMLSSPADESFFTTLDAYGVPVVVIGKVEGDFTNIYSVDTDNFHDSATLTDNFIKNGRHKIACLHAPLDYHVSIDRLSGYKASLEKNNIAINPDWIIDGGYTHESALAAAITLLSSTTPPDAVFATDSMKLLGLYRAADELNLMIPEQVVVAGYSDPMLSLILTPAPGGFDIPTRKLGEESCDLLFKRIAGDPAPQKVLVDTHFSLAASLR
- a CDS encoding OmpG family monomeric porin — encoded protein: MSTLLRSAALVLCAGVSCAQAEETAKHWAFNIGAMYEIENVEGQGDDKDGLYEPSVWFNATWDAWTISMAMYQEGPVDYSSMTRGTYFDRPEFELRYRFIGSDDFTLGLTGGFRNYGYHFKDEKGAKDGSANMQRYKIQPDWDIKLTDDWRFGGWFAMYQFANDLEKTGYSDSRVETETGFTWTLNETFAAKVNYYLERGFNMDSSRDNGEFSTQEIRAYLPISLGQTTLTPYTRLGLDRWSNWDWQDDPEREGHDFNRLGLLYAYDFNNGLSMTLEYAYEWENHDEGESDRFHYAGVGVNYAF